The Thunnus thynnus chromosome 24, fThuThy2.1, whole genome shotgun sequence genome window below encodes:
- the inha gene encoding inhibin alpha chain — MVACALFILGSLWIHSLAQACCGEELSREVVLSWFRERVLEGLGLEEPPVDTVVRGPDRDMAGPEERHAPRRTPRTSRTAWVNHHTSPNQETFQIILFPSSDSSCARSYSAPEETTNSHFTYYFQPSVNNQETLVTSAYFWFYAGEEGAAANSSAQLFILTSAQQLFQAAEAPSKTSSDGWTTYSLDQNLLASVAEGPFLLQVRCATCQCHANESDKIPFLYLHAQPRGPVHSPRHAAVTIPWSPSAIDLFQRPSGERPQHSDCHRAEIEISFKELGWDYWIIQPKVLTFYYCHGNCSAWDRTTAMLGITQCCAPVPGTMKSLRITTTSDGGYSFKYETLPNIIPEECTCI, encoded by the exons ATGGTGGCCTGTGCTCTCTTTATCCTGGGTTCTTTGTGGATCCACAGTTTGGCACAAGCCTGCTGTGGAGAGGAGCTGTCCAGGGAAGTGGTGTTGTCCTGGTTCAGAGAGCGGGTTCTGGAGGGTTTGGGGCTGGAGGAGCCACCTGTGGACACGGTGGTGCGGGGTCCTGATAGGGACATGGCAGGACCAGAAGAAAGGCATGCACCCCGGAGGACCCCTAGGACTAGCAGGACAGCGTGGGTCAATCATCACACCAGTCCGAACCAGGAAACATTTCAAATTATTCTCTTCCCCAGTTCTG ACTCATCCTGTGCCAGATCTTACTCAGCTCCCGAAGAAACCACCAACAGCCACTTCACATATTACTTCCAGCCGTCCGTGAACAACCAGGAGACCTTGGTCACATCTGCCTACTTTTGGTTCTATGCGGGCGAAGAAGGAGCTGCAGCCAACTCCTCTGCCCAGCTGTTCATCCTCACATCAGCTCAGCAGCTTTTTCAGGCGGCAGAGGCTCCATCAAAGACGAGCTCAGATGGATGGACCACCTACAGCTTGGATCAGAACCTGCTGGCCTCTGTGGCTGAGGGCCCTTTCCTGCTCCAAGTCCGCTGTGCCACCTGCCAATGTCACGCCAACGAATCAGACAAGATACCCTTCCTTTACCTCCATGCACAGCCTCGTGGTCCTGTCCATTCACCCCGCCATGCAGCAGTAACCATACCCTGGTCTCCTTCTGCCATCGACTTGTTCCAGCGTCCCTCCGGGGAGAGACCACAACACAGCGACTGCCACCGAGCAGAAATCGAAATCAGCTTCAAGGAGCTGGGCTGGGACTACTGGATCATCCAACCCAAAGTGCTGACTTTCTACTACTGTCACGGGAACTGCTCGGCCTGGGATCGAACCACCGCCATGCTGGGGATCACACAGTGCTGCGCTCCGGTCCCAGGAACCATGAAGTCCCTGAGGATCACCACAACATCTGATGGCGGGTATTCGTTTAAGTATGAGACCTTGCCCAACATCATACCTGAAGAGTGTACTTGCATCTGA
- the LOC137176878 gene encoding gap junction gamma-1 protein-like yields the protein MSWSFLTRLLDEISNHSTFVGKVWLTVLIIFRIVLTAVGGETIYHDEQSKFVCNTQQPGCENVCYDAFAPLSHVRFWIFQVIMITTPTIMYLGFAMHKIARMEDKEYRPIRNKKKKRMPIVIRGAARDYEEAEDNGEEDPIIAEEIEPDEPDKAEKGTEKKHDGRRRILRDGLMKVYACQLLWRSAFEISFLFGQYILYGFEVLPSYVCTRSPCPHTVDCFVSRPTEKTIFLLVMYVVSFLCLLLTVLEILHLGFGGIRDTFRRRATHRPRPPPPSSSRSIPTAPPGYHATMKKEKLKGEIRDLPMGDSGRESFGDEGTRDLERLRRHLKLAQQHLDLAYQGDEGSPSRSSSPEVNTSAQTAAEQNRLNFAQEKQGEASEKGIHA from the exons ATGAGTTGGAGCTTCCTTACTCGTCTTCTGGATGAGATCTCCAACCACTCCACCTTCGTGGGGAAGGTCTGGCTGACGGTGCTCATCATCTTCCGCATCGTGTTGACAGCCGTCGGCGGTGAGACCATCTACCACGATGAACAGAGTAAATTTGTCTGTAACACACAACAGCCTGGGTGTGAGAACGTGTGTTACGATGCGTTTGCGCCGCTCTCACACGTCAGATTCTGGATCTTTCAG GTGATCATGATTACCACCCCCACCATTATGTACCTGGGTTTTGCCATGCACAAGATCGCCCGCATGGAGGACAAAGAGTAccggccaatcagaaacaagaagaagaagaggatgcccATTGTCATCCGCGGGGCAGCTCGGGACTACGAGGAGGCAGAAGACAACGGCGAGGAAGACCCCATCATCGCTGAAGAGATTGAACCAGACGAGCCAGACAAAGCAGAAAAAG gCACAGAGAAAAAGCATGATGGTCGTCGGCGGATTCTGCGAGATGGCCTGATGAAAGTCTACGCGTGCCAGCTGCTGTGGCGCTCTGCCTTTGAGATCTCCTTTCTTTTCGGCCAGTATATCCTCTACGGCTTTGAGGTGCTACCTTCCTACGTGTGCACTCGCTCACCGTGCCCGCACACAGTGGACTGTTTTGTGTCCAGGCCCACGGAGAAGACCATTTTCCTGCTGGTGATGTACGTCGTGTCCTTCCTCTGCCTGCTCCTCACCGTCCTAGAGATCCTCCATTTGGGGTTCGGCGGCATCCGAGACACCTTTCGCAGGCGAGCCACCCACAGGCCACGTCCCCCACCACCGTCATCCTCACGTTCCATTCCCACAGCTCCGCCAGGATACCACGCCACCATGAAGAAGGAGAAGCTGAAAGGAGAGATAAGGGACTTGCCGATGGGTGACTCCGGGAGGGAAAGTTTTGGGGATGAGGGGACCAGGGACCTGGAGCGGTTGAGGAGGCACCTGAAGCTGGCCCAGCAGCACCTGGACCTGGCCTACCAGGGAGATGAAGGAAGCCCTTCACGAAGCAGCAGCCCAGAGGTCAACACGTCTGCGCAGACAGCCGCAGAGCAGAACCGCCTCAACTTTGCCCAGGAAAAGCAAGGAGAGGCGAGCGAAAAAG GAATACATGCCTGA